The Pyxidicoccus sp. MSG2 DNA segment GAGGAGCTGCAGCGGCTCCGCCAGGCCCGCGGTGGCGGGGTCTTCCACCGAGCGCATGTGGCGGGCGTAGAACTCCGCCGCATCGAAGTCCTCGAAGGCCAGGTGGAGCCGGCTCAGGCGCATCATCAGCAGGCGGCGGGGCTTGGGCCGGGCTTCGAGCAGCAGGCGCTGGCGATACAGCAGGAGCAGGTCCGCGCGCCGGCCGGCCATGTTCAGCTCCTCGTTGAGTCGAGGCACATCCCAGTTGCTGGGAACCTGGCCATCCAGCGGCAGTTGATACACGTCCAGCGAGCCATCTCGCGAGCAGGTCGCGATGAGCGTCGCGGCCGCGGGCGCCGGGTACTCGCAGCTCCAGGTCTCGCTGGTGAGCTGGTCCGGACTGGAGGCGGCGGCCAGCGCGGGCGCGTCGTCTCGCTCGGTGGCGAAAGGCACCCGGAACAGCATCCCGCGGTCGCCAGCGTCAATCACCCCGTCCGCATTGGAGTCGGTGAAGAACTGCACCACGTACAGCGAGCGTCCATCGAGCGAGAACACCGGCTGCCCCGTCTGTCCCGGAAGCTCGAGCGCCAGCGGTACGGGGACCGCGCCGGGTTGATTCAGACGGATTGCCTCCAGGTGGCGCGAGGCGCGCGCGGCGAAGCCGGGTCCCACCTGCTTCACGGAGCGCTCCACCGGGACGTACACCAACCAGCGCCCATCGGGTGAGAGGGTGGGACTGGTCAGGTTGCGCTCGAGCAGGGGGCTCGCGCTCAGCTTCGGCCCCACCGTGACTCGCGACAGGTGCAGGTCGCCCTGGATGCTGGCCCGGCTCACCAGCGCGACATGCGAGGCGTCGATCCACTCCGCCTGCAGCGCACTGGTCTCCTCTTCGAGGCAGCGGCGGTCTTCCGCATCGGGCAGCGTCCGCACACAGAGCTGGCCGCTGGCCTGGTTCCGGAACGAGATGTAGAGCAGGTGTTTGCCGTCGGGACTGATGCGCGGCCAGGTCACGTCCGCACCTTCGTCGAAGAGGCGGCGCTCGCGGCCCGTGTCCACGTCCTGGCCGTAGATTTCGGTCGCGATGCTTCGGTTGGAGACGAAGATCAGCGTGTTCCCATCGGGCGCGAGCTGTCCCAGGAACTGATCTCCCATGCCCACGGTGAGCCGGAGGAGCGTGCGCAGGCCTCCGTCGTTCTCGTCGTCCTGGGCCCAGACGCCGCTGGCGAGGAGGACGGCCAGGACCGGGAGCCACCGGCCGCGGGGCGTCAGCACTTCTTTTCTCCCCAGAGGCCGTCCGCGGCTTCGACCCAGCCGCCGCAGATGACCCCCTGCGCGTGCGCCTGGTGCCAGCTCCGGCGCAGCGACTCCTCGGACACGGCGGGGCGGACCGTCCGCATCCACTTCCATAGCTGCTGCCGGGCCCGGTTCACCCGCTCCACCAGGGCGACGTCATCGGCCGTCAGTCGTCCGGCCAGGCAGCTGCGACGGGTGTCCACCAACAGCCCGTCCCGCCCTTCGCCCACGCAGTGGCGGAACAGCAGCTCGTCGACGCGGTCCGCCTGCGTCTTGCCGAGGTTCTCGACCAGCGGCGTGGGCCGGATGCCCAGGTCCTCCAGTTGGTTGGGCGTGAGCGGCACCGGCGTCGGGCTCATGCCCGCGCGAGCCAGCCGCTGCTCCACTTCCTTGAACGAGCCCGCGGCCTGTTCCTCGAGCGCCGTCGCACGGTCGACCATGACGATCTGCGGGGCGCGGATGCACCCGGAAGCGGCGAGGACGGCGAGGAGCAGCAACCCGCGGAGTTTCATGGCGCGGCCTCCGGAGGAGACATGGAGTTGATGGCACGGTCGACGATGGGGCCCATGGAGATGCCCCGGATTTCGTCGATGCTGACCAGCCTGGCCAGCCCGCCCATGGTGATGCGCAGGCTGCCGAAGCCGTTGTTGAAGCTCACCCGCACGTGCTCCGGATAGCCCAGGCTCAACGCGTAGCGGACGCGGTTGGTGGCGGCATCCGTGTGGTGCGGGTCCTCGAGGTCGAGCAGGTCGAGCAGGTGGCGGTTGCCGATGCGCACGATTTCCGCGCGGCCGTTGACGCTGCGGTCCCTGGCGGAGATGACCACGGCCGCATTGCCGTCGAAGGGCTCGCCCCGGGACGACTGCACGCCGGTGGCCCGCACGTGGGCCTCCAGGGTGGAGTTCTTCCCCTGGTAGTCCAGCACGCACTGTCCGGTGATGCGCCCCCCGCGCACGCCCATCTCCAGCTGACTGATGGAGACCACGCTCTGGTTGATGGACAGGTTGCCGGCCAGGGGCGCGATGGAGATTCGCGGGGTGACGATGCGGCCCACCGACATGAAGCCGCCGCGCGAGATCAGGGGGTGCTGGTCGGCGAAGCGAAGCATCGAGTACGGATTCACGTCGATGTCGCTCAGCAGCCGGACCTGGCCCTGGGTGAACTCCACGTTCTCGGTCAGCGGCACGTTGCCGTCGAGCGTGTCGATCTCGACTCCTGCTTCGGGCACCTGCAGGTTCACGTTCTGGAAGAGGAGGTTGGAGAGGGTGCGGAAGACCACGAGGTCGGGCGAAGCCACCCGGAAGTCGACCGTGACCTTGCCGCTGCTCTCGATGCGACCGGGCTGCGCGAGCTTGGACAGGTCCTGCGCCAGCTCACCCCGGACCGCGAGGAGGCGCCGGTCGTCGCTGAGGTCGAGCCGGCCCTGGGCCGTCAGCGAGGTGCTGGTGCTGGCAATGGACAGCTGCAGGTCGGGGACGTGGATGACGCCATTGGGCTTGCGCCGAACGGAGAACGACCCTTCCAGGTCCTGGACCGGATAGGGCAGCACTGGCTTCTGTTCGAGGGTGCGGACCTTCAGGCGTTGTTTCAGCTCGATTTCGTCCGCTTCCAGCTTCTCGGTGAAGGTGGCGGTGGTGGCGCTCGACACGTCGGTGAGTGACACCCGGCGGTCGCTCATGCCCACGCTGAGCCTCTCCAACGTCAGGTCGCTGTGGACGGTTCGCCGTGGCCCGTCGACGAGCGACTCGACCTGCCAACGCATCGCGGGGACGTTGACCGACAGGGCATCCTGCCGCCAGCGAAGGCCGTGCGCGCCCACCACCGCCTTTCCCTCGAAGCTGGCGGTCCTCAGTGGGGTGGGGACGAGGCTCGCGGTTCCGTCGGCGGCGATGTCCGTGAGCACGCCGCGCAGCGTGCCGTGCAGCTCCAGGTTCAGCGCGAGCTTCGAGGCCTCCAGCTCCTTGGGCACCCGCGCCCTGGCCAGGAGCGGTGACAGTGCTCCGATGGGCGGAAGGTCGCCCGTCACATCCAGGCGCAGCGCGCGGGTCTTCCGGTCGAACGCCAGTGCGGCATCGAGTGCCAGCTTCAGCCCCGCCTGGCTGGTGAGCCCCAGCCGGAGCGACGGCTTCCGGCGATCCAGTTCCAGCGTCAGCGTCTGGTGTTGGGGACCCGCGTCGAGCTCACCGGCGCGGAGCCCTTCGACTTGAAGGTCCAGGTCGCCCTTGTGCCGCCACGCATCTCCTTGCGAACGCACCACGACGGCGACACTGCTGGCCGACACGTCGTCCCAGGCCGGTCGCTGCAGGCGCAGCTCCGTCCGGTGCTCCAGCCGTGGCGAGGGAGAGAAGAGCGCCGCGAGGCTTCCCTTGGAGGCCACGCTCACGCCCAGCTGCTTCCAGGGAATGCGGGCGGCGACGGACTCGGGGATGAAGGGCCGGGCGGCCACGAGGTCCGGCGTCTGGGCGGCCAGGGTGTATGCCACCTCGTCGGTTCCCTTGGTGGCATCCAGCGACGCGTGCAGCGTGCCCGCGTCGAGCTCCAGCCGG contains these protein-coding regions:
- a CDS encoding DUF1318 domain-containing protein is translated as MKLRGLLLLAVLAASGCIRAPQIVMVDRATALEEQAAGSFKEVEQRLARAGMSPTPVPLTPNQLEDLGIRPTPLVENLGKTQADRVDELLFRHCVGEGRDGLLVDTRRSCLAGRLTADDVALVERVNRARQQLWKWMRTVRPAVSEESLRRSWHQAHAQGVICGGWVEAADGLWGEKKC